From the candidate division KSB1 bacterium genome, one window contains:
- a CDS encoding metal ABC transporter substrate-binding protein, with protein MMNDALPYRMVFLLTALVSTLATAAPAGAPGGKLRVVTTLSVLQDFAREIGGERMEVQALADPHEDPHFVQPRPTLMKRAREADAFIEIGLQLELWTENLLAGSGNPRIQLGQPGLIVASNNIATLELPQTLSREWGDVHPYGNPHIWLDPLNVRQMVENIAGGFKAIDPAGAAYYDERLAAYQQRLDEALFGAELLREVGAGKLTRLARQGSLHEFLAARQLSAKLGGWLAQAERLRGRKIVSYHKTWVYFARRFGLTVAIEIEEKPGIEPSARHRDRVIAVMKAEGIDTILIENFYPRAAADYIAAQTGARVVVVPIDVGPGTVAPNYFRLIDHLLASLQP; from the coding sequence ATGATGAACGATGCTTTGCCATATCGCATGGTGTTCCTGCTGACCGCTTTGGTGTCAACACTCGCCACCGCCGCTCCGGCCGGTGCTCCCGGCGGAAAATTGCGTGTGGTGACGACGCTGTCGGTGTTGCAAGACTTTGCCCGGGAGATCGGCGGCGAGCGCATGGAGGTGCAGGCCCTGGCGGATCCGCATGAAGATCCGCATTTCGTGCAGCCACGGCCCACGCTGATGAAGCGTGCGCGCGAAGCGGATGCCTTCATCGAAATTGGGCTGCAGCTCGAGCTGTGGACGGAAAATCTGCTCGCCGGCTCCGGCAATCCCCGGATTCAATTAGGCCAGCCGGGTTTGATCGTTGCCTCCAACAACATCGCCACGCTGGAGCTGCCGCAAACCCTGTCGCGCGAATGGGGCGATGTCCACCCCTATGGCAATCCGCACATCTGGCTCGACCCGCTCAACGTCAGGCAAATGGTGGAGAACATCGCCGGCGGTTTCAAAGCGATCGATCCGGCGGGTGCGGCTTATTATGATGAACGACTGGCCGCCTATCAGCAACGCCTGGATGAAGCACTCTTTGGTGCCGAGCTGTTGCGGGAGGTTGGTGCCGGCAAACTCACGCGGCTGGCGCGCCAGGGCAGTCTGCATGAGTTTTTGGCGGCGCGCCAGCTCAGCGCCAAGCTCGGCGGCTGGCTCGCACAGGCAGAGAGACTGCGCGGCCGCAAGATCGTTTCGTATCACAAAACCTGGGTTTATTTTGCCCGGCGTTTCGGCCTGACGGTTGCCATCGAGATCGAAGAGAAGCCGGGCATCGAGCCGTCGGCGCGCCATCGGGACCGCGTCATCGCAGTGATGAAGGCCGAGGGCATCGATACCATTCTGATCGAGAATTTTTATCCGCGCGCCGCGGCGGATTACATCGCCGCGCAAACCGGCGCCCGGGTGGTGGTGGTTCCCATCGATGTCGGCCCCGGCACGGTGGCACCGAATTATTTCCGGCTGATCGACCATTTGCTCGCGAGCCTGCAACCATGA
- a CDS encoding metal ABC transporter permease yields the protein MIEDFLRTMTYPMLACLLLAGIHVYLGIHVLARKVIFVDLALAQIAALGAVYGVLLGYDLDTDHWSIKLFSLLFASVGAVIFSLTRMRHERVPQEAIIGITYAVALATTILITARLAHGAEQVETLLAGSILWVRGPTIVTTAVLYAAIGLFHYRFRRHFLLISHDPLRAEAEGIPVRLWDFLFYFTFGFVVTSSVAIAGVLLVFCFLVIPAVIAVLFADRLSLRLTIGWVIGGLVSLLGVVISYASDLPSGPTIVVCFAVFLVASGILWYVQHAVHKTVAVLRVAAGGVAVAAFFGLTLLFEKTTARHAANLLASPLKNERLLGLHMLSADSSLDHARLEQILPLLSDAEAEVRGRALRLVIEHRMAAALPQVLALLDDPQDLVREDAVRAAKILGHAGITPRLLAAAEKEQDEYIRVELAEAALELGDPRGLPVLLDMMDTGEATDIRKDAHEHLCAHLKVDFPFHAEIPAAANDSEIRPFRQWWAKHRHQLKWDPQKKIFSP from the coding sequence ATGATCGAAGACTTTCTGCGCACGATGACCTACCCCATGCTGGCGTGCCTGCTGCTCGCCGGCATTCATGTCTATCTCGGCATCCATGTGCTGGCGCGCAAGGTGATTTTTGTGGATCTGGCGCTGGCGCAGATCGCGGCACTGGGCGCGGTCTACGGCGTGTTGCTGGGTTACGATCTCGACACCGATCACTGGAGCATCAAACTTTTTTCGCTGCTGTTTGCCTCGGTGGGGGCCGTCATCTTTTCGCTCACCCGCATGCGCCATGAGCGCGTGCCGCAGGAGGCGATCATTGGCATCACCTACGCGGTGGCGCTTGCCACCACCATTTTGATAACCGCCCGGCTGGCGCACGGCGCCGAGCAGGTGGAGACACTGCTGGCGGGCAGCATCCTGTGGGTGCGCGGCCCGACCATCGTCACGACGGCGGTGCTTTATGCGGCCATCGGTCTGTTTCATTACCGCTTTCGCCGCCATTTTTTGTTGATCTCGCATGACCCCCTGCGCGCCGAGGCCGAGGGCATCCCGGTGCGGCTGTGGGATTTTCTGTTCTATTTCACCTTCGGTTTCGTGGTCACCAGCTCGGTGGCGATCGCGGGCGTGCTGCTGGTCTTTTGTTTTCTGGTGATCCCGGCGGTGATTGCCGTGCTCTTTGCCGACCGGCTGAGCCTCCGGCTGACCATCGGCTGGGTGATCGGCGGGCTGGTGAGCCTGCTGGGCGTGGTCATCTCCTATGCCTCCGACCTGCCCTCCGGCCCCACCATTGTCGTTTGCTTTGCCGTCTTTCTCGTGGCCAGTGGCATCTTGTGGTATGTGCAGCATGCCGTGCACAAGACCGTCGCAGTGCTGCGCGTGGCGGCCGGCGGCGTGGCGGTTGCCGCCTTCTTCGGTCTGACGCTGTTGTTTGAAAAGACAACGGCGCGCCATGCCGCGAATTTGCTGGCCAGTCCGCTTAAAAATGAACGCCTGCTCGGTCTGCACATGCTGTCTGCCGATTCCAGCCTGGATCACGCCCGCCTCGAGCAGATTCTGCCGCTGCTGTCGGATGCCGAAGCGGAAGTGCGCGGCCGGGCTTTGCGACTGGTGATCGAACACCGCATGGCCGCGGCACTGCCGCAGGTGCTCGCCCTGCTCGATGATCCGCAGGATTTGGTGCGCGAGGATGCCGTGCGGGCCGCAAAAATTCTGGGGCATGCCGGCATCACACCGCGGCTGCTCGCCGCGGCGGAAAAGGAGCAAGATGAGTACATTCGCGTCGAACTGGCCGAAGCCGCGCTCGAGCTGGGAGACCCGCGCGGTCTGCCGGTGTTGCTCGACATGATGGACACCGGCGAAGCCACCGACATCCGCAAGGATGCCCATGAGCATCTCTGCGCCCATCTCAAAGTGGATTTCCCCTTTCACGCAGAAATACCGGCGGCGGCCAATGACAGTGAAATCCGGCCGTTTCGGCAATGGTGGGCGAAGCATCGTCATCAACTCAAGTGGGATCCCCAGAAAAAGATTTTCTCCCCCTGA
- the trmB gene encoding tRNA (guanosine(46)-N7)-methyltransferase TrmB produces MMCPHETANAALPPSGWVIAPAEIVAGRGWPAIFGNHNPLKVDVGCGHGHFLTAMAQAEPESNFIGIDIYAKSLARAQRKIDRLQLTNVRLLAMPAQAAFATAFRSGQVAEVYINFPDPWPKRRHAPRRLVQPPLVALLHDRLQAQGVVTVATDVADYAREMLQQFLAHGGFRSCLAGGIVSGLPDRLPTLYETKFRQQGLPLYYFKLCKISSRPWPANAEGRHDPASR; encoded by the coding sequence ATGATGTGCCCGCACGAGACCGCAAACGCCGCCCTTCCGCCGTCCGGCTGGGTGATTGCACCCGCTGAAATCGTTGCGGGCCGCGGCTGGCCCGCGATCTTTGGCAATCACAATCCGCTCAAAGTGGATGTCGGCTGCGGGCATGGCCATTTTCTCACAGCCATGGCGCAAGCCGAACCCGAGTCGAACTTCATCGGCATCGATATTTATGCCAAAAGCTTGGCGCGTGCGCAGCGGAAGATCGACCGTCTGCAGTTGACCAACGTACGATTGCTGGCCATGCCGGCACAGGCTGCATTCGCAACGGCGTTCCGCAGCGGACAAGTGGCGGAAGTTTACATCAATTTCCCGGATCCCTGGCCCAAACGCCGCCACGCGCCACGCCGGCTGGTGCAACCGCCGCTGGTCGCATTGTTGCATGATCGCCTGCAAGCGCAAGGCGTGGTGACGGTGGCAACGGATGTGGCCGACTATGCCCGTGAAATGCTGCAACAGTTCCTGGCGCACGGCGGCTTCCGGAGCTGCCTGGCCGGCGGCATCGTTTCCGGGCTGCCCGATCGCCTGCCGACGCTTTATGAGACGAAGTTCCGGCAGCAGGGCCTGCCACTGTACTACTTCAAGCTGTGCAAAATTTCATCTCGACCCTGGCCTGCGAACGCAGAGGGGCGTCATGACCCTGCCAGCCGGTGA
- a CDS encoding DUF393 domain-containing protein, producing MTLPAGDQHFLLFDGDCGLCRFCADHARRMAARGCWRIMPFQNFSDAELLALGVTRTQCTRRLHAVSRSGRVYRGAFAVNFFLWRHPPWTLLVMLCHAVPVLLLLEIIIYAVIARYRQRLSRWLGLAVCRAPVERDGS from the coding sequence ATGACCCTGCCAGCCGGTGATCAGCATTTCCTGCTTTTTGACGGCGATTGCGGTCTCTGCCGGTTCTGTGCAGATCACGCACGCCGCATGGCCGCCCGCGGGTGCTGGCGGATCATGCCGTTTCAAAATTTTTCGGATGCGGAGCTGCTGGCGCTCGGCGTGACGCGAACGCAATGCACCCGCCGGCTGCACGCGGTTTCCCGCAGCGGGCGCGTTTATCGCGGCGCATTTGCCGTCAACTTTTTTCTCTGGCGGCATCCGCCCTGGACGCTGTTGGTGATGTTGTGCCATGCCGTGCCCGTGCTCCTGCTGCTCGAAATCATCATCTATGCCGTGATCGCCCGATACCGGCAGCGGTTGTCACGCTGGCTCGGCCTTGCAGTCTGCCGTGCGCCGGTGGAGCGCGATGGATCGTGA
- a CDS encoding aldehyde dehydrogenase family protein, whose product MLKPEYPYYLANKPVQPNTDLPVTDKYTGGVVARAALADEKAIDQAIAAAVAATEPMRALPAFKRQAVLQHCVRRFSERAEELAMSLCLEAGKPIRDSRGEVNRLIDTFRIAAEEAVRLTGEVLPLDISPRAQNYVGMWKRVAIGPCSFISPFNFPLNLAAHKVAPAIAVGCPFVLKPASLTPIGALIIGEVLAETDLPPGAFSILPCHREGARLFTEDERLKLLSFTGSPEVGWELKRRAGRKKVVLELGGNAAVIIDADADLADAVKRVIFGGFYQSGQSCISVQRILVHEQVYESFREQLVTATRALKMGDPREEDTFIGPMISEQEAIRLENWINAAVKRGARLLCGGRRHGAIMEATLLENVPKDEKISCQEAFGPVAMLSSFRDFEQALNEVNDSRFGLQAGVFTRDIYKAHQAWDKLEVGGVLIGEVPSWRVDHMPYGGVKESGLGREGIRFAMEEMTEIRMMILRKP is encoded by the coding sequence ATGCTCAAGCCCGAGTACCCCTATTACCTTGCCAACAAACCGGTGCAACCCAACACCGATTTGCCAGTCACCGACAAATATACCGGCGGTGTCGTCGCGCGCGCCGCCCTCGCTGATGAAAAAGCGATTGATCAGGCGATCGCTGCAGCGGTGGCGGCCACCGAACCCATGCGTGCGTTGCCGGCATTCAAGCGCCAGGCGGTGTTGCAACATTGTGTCCGGCGTTTCAGCGAGCGCGCCGAGGAACTGGCCATGAGCCTGTGTCTGGAGGCCGGCAAGCCGATCCGTGACAGCCGCGGGGAAGTGAACCGCTTGATCGACACCTTTCGCATTGCCGCGGAAGAAGCCGTGCGCCTGACCGGCGAAGTCCTGCCGCTGGACATCTCACCGCGCGCACAGAATTATGTGGGCATGTGGAAGCGCGTTGCCATTGGGCCGTGCTCCTTCATCTCACCATTCAATTTTCCCCTGAACCTGGCGGCTCACAAGGTGGCGCCGGCCATTGCGGTGGGTTGTCCCTTCGTGTTGAAGCCGGCCAGCCTGACGCCGATCGGCGCCCTGATCATCGGTGAGGTGCTGGCGGAAACCGATCTGCCGCCGGGTGCCTTCTCCATTTTGCCCTGCCACCGTGAAGGCGCGCGTCTCTTCACCGAGGACGAACGTTTGAAGCTGTTGAGTTTCACCGGCTCGCCGGAGGTGGGATGGGAGCTGAAGCGCCGTGCCGGCAGGAAGAAAGTGGTGCTCGAATTGGGTGGCAATGCCGCCGTCATCATCGATGCCGACGCCGATCTTGCTGATGCGGTCAAGCGGGTGATCTTCGGTGGCTTCTATCAGTCCGGCCAGAGTTGCATCAGCGTGCAGCGCATCCTCGTTCACGAACAGGTTTATGAGTCATTTCGCGAGCAACTGGTGACGGCAACCCGCGCGCTCAAGATGGGGGATCCCAGGGAGGAAGACACTTTCATCGGCCCGATGATCTCCGAGCAGGAGGCCATCCGTCTGGAGAATTGGATCAATGCCGCGGTCAAGCGCGGGGCACGACTGTTGTGTGGCGGCCGGCGCCACGGTGCGATAATGGAGGCCACCTTGCTCGAAAACGTGCCAAAAGATGAAAAGATTTCCTGCCAGGAGGCCTTCGGGCCGGTGGCGATGCTGTCCTCGTTCCGCGATTTTGAGCAAGCGCTGAACGAAGTCAACGACAGCAGGTTTGGCCTGCAGGCCGGCGTCTTCACGCGGGACATTTATAAAGCCCATCAAGCGTGGGACAAGCTGGAAGTCGGCGGGGTGTTGATCGGTGAGGTGCCCTCGTGGCGGGTGGATCACATGCCTTATGGCGGCGTCAAAGAGAGTGGTTTGGGACGGGAAGGCATTCGCTTCGCGATGGAGGAGATGACGGAAATCCGCATGATGATTTTGCGCAAGCCTTGA